A genome region from Baekduia alba includes the following:
- the rpsJ gene encoding 30S ribosomal protein S10: MAAATQNKIRIRLKAYDHQALETAAKEIVETATRTGATVSGPVPLPTDRNIYAVIKSPFKDKDSQEHFEIRTHKRLIDIHGPTPKTVDSLQRLDHLPAGVNIEIKLLA, from the coding sequence ATGGCAGCCGCCACACAGAACAAGATCCGCATTCGCTTGAAGGCCTACGACCACCAGGCCCTCGAGACGGCGGCCAAGGAGATCGTCGAGACGGCGACGCGCACCGGCGCGACCGTCTCGGGTCCCGTGCCGCTGCCGACCGACCGCAACATCTACGCGGTCATCAAGTCGCCGTTCAAGGACAAGGACTCGCAGGAGCACTTCGAGATCCGGACGCACAAGCGCCTGATCGACATCCACGGGCCGACCCCCAAGACGGTCGACTCGCTCCAGCGCCTGGACCACCTCCCGGCCGGCGTGAACATCGAGATCAAGCTCCTCGCGTAA
- the rplC gene encoding 50S ribosomal protein L3 translates to MPAILAKKLGMTQVFLDDGRVERVTVLEAGPCPVTGIRTFDRDGYEAVQLAFGASKEKHLSKPELGHLKKASAPPMRHLVEFRDEAAELQVGDTVTVETFSVGDTVKIAGTSKGKGFQGTIKRHNFKRGPKSHGSHNVRAPGSIGASAWPARVMKGIRGPGQMGNKRVTQKGLEIVRIDAGDNLLLVRGSVPGPKNGYVEVRTDA, encoded by the coding sequence ATGCCCGCCATCCTCGCCAAGAAGCTCGGGATGACCCAGGTCTTCCTCGACGACGGCCGCGTCGAGCGCGTCACCGTGCTCGAGGCCGGCCCGTGCCCCGTCACGGGGATCCGCACGTTCGACCGCGACGGCTACGAGGCCGTGCAGCTGGCGTTCGGCGCGTCCAAGGAGAAGCACCTGAGCAAGCCGGAGCTCGGCCACCTCAAGAAGGCCTCCGCTCCGCCCATGCGCCACCTCGTGGAGTTCCGCGACGAGGCCGCTGAGCTGCAGGTCGGCGACACCGTGACCGTCGAGACCTTCTCGGTCGGCGACACGGTCAAGATCGCCGGCACCAGCAAGGGCAAGGGCTTCCAGGGCACGATCAAGCGCCACAACTTCAAGCGCGGTCCGAAGTCCCACGGCTCGCACAACGTGCGCGCACCGGGATCCATCGGTGCGTCCGCCTGGCCCGCCCGCGTGATGAAGGGCATCCGCGGCCCCGGCCAGATGGGCAACAAGCGCGTCACCCAGAAGGGCCTCGAGATCGTCCGGATCGACGCGGGCGACAACCTCCTGCTCGTCCGCGGCTCGGTCCCCGGTCCCAAGAACGGCTACGTGGAGGTCCGCACCGATGCCTAG
- the rplN gene encoding 50S ribosomal protein L14 produces the protein MIQNESRLKVADNTGAREILVIRVQGGSRRKYAHVGDVITATVKTASPQGTVKKGEVVKAVVVRTKKEFGRNDGTYIAFDENAAVIIDAAGNPRGTRIFGPVARELRDRNYMKIISLAPEVL, from the coding sequence GTGATCCAGAACGAGTCACGCCTCAAGGTCGCCGACAACACCGGCGCCCGCGAGATCCTCGTCATCCGCGTGCAGGGCGGCTCGCGCCGCAAGTACGCGCACGTGGGCGACGTGATCACCGCCACGGTCAAGACCGCCAGCCCGCAGGGCACGGTCAAGAAGGGCGAGGTCGTCAAGGCCGTCGTCGTGCGCACCAAGAAGGAGTTCGGGCGCAACGACGGCACGTACATCGCCTTCGACGAGAACGCCGCCGTGATCATCGACGCCGCGGGCAACCCGCGCGGCACGCGCATCTTCGGGCCGGTGGCCCGCGAGCTGCGCGATCGCAACTACATGAAGATCATCTCGCTCGCCCCGGAGGTGCTCTAA
- the rplD gene encoding 50S ribosomal protein L4 has protein sequence MPSAKNLGGGADVTLDDTAFGAKFNGPLVHESVRAELAAKRQGTASTKTRGEVRGGGAKPWRQKGTGRARAGSSRSPIWTGGGTVFGPRPRHYTFKVNRKERRAAFRSALSIHADRGSIAVFDPKAFDDVSTKAAAKLVTDWGVKGSLLIVLGDAEERVALSFRNLAGVRAVIPTTNVGVADLVGAANVLVSPTALEELTARAKGEKKEEASA, from the coding sequence ATGCCTAGCGCCAAGAACCTGGGCGGCGGCGCCGACGTCACGCTCGACGACACCGCCTTCGGCGCGAAGTTCAACGGCCCGCTCGTGCACGAGTCCGTGCGCGCGGAGCTGGCCGCCAAGCGCCAGGGCACCGCGTCCACCAAGACCCGCGGCGAGGTCCGCGGCGGTGGCGCGAAGCCGTGGCGTCAGAAGGGCACGGGCCGCGCTCGCGCCGGCTCGTCGCGCTCGCCGATCTGGACGGGCGGCGGCACGGTCTTCGGGCCGCGGCCGCGCCACTACACGTTCAAGGTCAACCGCAAGGAGCGCCGCGCGGCGTTCCGCAGCGCGCTGTCGATCCACGCCGACCGCGGCTCGATCGCCGTCTTCGACCCGAAGGCGTTCGACGACGTCTCCACGAAGGCCGCGGCCAAGCTCGTGACCGACTGGGGCGTCAAGGGCTCGCTGCTCATCGTCCTGGGCGACGCCGAGGAGCGGGTGGCCCTGAGCTTCCGCAACCTCGCCGGCGTCCGCGCGGTGATCCCGACGACGAACGTCGGCGTCGCCGACCTCGTCGGCGCGGCGAACGTGCTCGTCAGCCCCACCGCCCTCGAGGAGCTCACCGCTCGCGCCAAGGGTGAGAAGAAGGAGGAGGCGAGCGCCTGA
- the rplP gene encoding 50S ribosomal protein L16, with protein MLSPKRVKHRKQHRGRKPGLSRGQTKVQFGEFGIKTLDAGWLTNRQIEAARIAMTRKIKRGGKVWINVYPDKPVTKKPAETRMGSGKGSPEGWVAVVKPGRVMFELAGVPEPLAREALRLAGMKLPVRTKIVTAEDDA; from the coding sequence ATGCTGTCGCCTAAGCGCGTCAAGCACCGCAAGCAGCACCGCGGGCGCAAGCCCGGGCTGTCGCGCGGCCAGACGAAGGTGCAGTTCGGCGAGTTCGGCATCAAGACCCTGGATGCCGGTTGGCTCACCAACCGCCAGATCGAGGCCGCGCGTATCGCGATGACCCGCAAGATCAAGCGTGGCGGCAAGGTCTGGATCAACGTGTATCCGGACAAGCCCGTCACCAAGAAGCCCGCCGAGACCCGCATGGGCTCCGGCAAGGGCTCGCCCGAGGGCTGGGTCGCCGTCGTGAAGCCGGGTCGCGTCATGTTCGAGCTGGCCGGCGTGCCCGAGCCCCTCGCGCGTGAGGCCCTGCGCCTCGCCGGCATGAAGCTGCCGGTCCGCACCAAGATCGTGACGGCGGAGGACGACGCCTGA
- the rpsC gene encoding 30S ribosomal protein S3 → MGQKVHPESMRVGYIHDWKSNWFTERDFSDYLAEDVAIRSHITNKLAHAGLSDITIRKDANEVEVNIHTARPGIVIGKSGSEVDALRRDLHKITKKQIKVNILEIKRPELDAKLVAQSIAEQLQNRVAFRRAMKRALTSAMRSGAKGCKIQVGGRLGGSEMARTEMYSDGRVPLHTLRADIDYGFYEARTTFGRIGCKVWINKGEIMPEGYGGSDLTEIEAPQAAGMDRGNDRGGRGGDRGGRGGDRDGRGGGRGGRGGQGGGGRGPGGPGGPGGGRGGRGGGGGGRGAGGPGGRGGQGGGPRGGGGYGGGR, encoded by the coding sequence ATGGGACAGAAGGTTCACCCCGAGTCCATGCGCGTGGGCTACATCCACGACTGGAAGTCGAACTGGTTCACCGAGCGTGACTTCAGCGACTACCTGGCCGAGGACGTCGCCATCCGCAGCCACATCACCAACAAGCTCGCGCACGCCGGCCTGAGCGACATCACGATCCGCAAGGACGCGAACGAGGTGGAGGTCAACATCCACACCGCGCGTCCGGGCATCGTGATCGGCAAGTCCGGCTCCGAGGTCGACGCGCTGCGCCGCGATCTGCACAAGATCACCAAGAAGCAGATCAAGGTGAACATCTTGGAGATCAAGCGGCCCGAGCTGGACGCCAAGCTCGTCGCGCAGTCGATCGCCGAGCAGCTCCAGAACCGCGTCGCCTTCCGTCGTGCCATGAAGCGCGCGCTCACCAGCGCCATGCGCTCGGGCGCCAAGGGCTGCAAGATCCAGGTCGGCGGCCGCCTCGGCGGCTCCGAGATGGCGCGCACCGAGATGTACTCCGACGGTCGCGTCCCGCTGCACACGCTGCGCGCGGACATCGACTACGGCTTCTACGAGGCCCGCACGACCTTCGGCCGCATCGGCTGCAAGGTCTGGATCAACAAGGGCGAGATCATGCCCGAGGGCTACGGCGGCTCCGACCTCACCGAGATCGAGGCCCCGCAGGCCGCCGGCATGGACCGCGGCAACGACCGCGGTGGCCGCGGCGGCGATCGCGGTGGCCGTGGCGGCGACCGTGACGGTCGCGGCGGTGGGCGTGGCGGTCGCGGCGGCCAGGGCGGCGGCGGCCGTGGGCCGGGCGGCCCCGGCGGTCCCGGCGGCGGACGTGGCGGTCGCGGTGGCGGCGGCGGTGGGCGCGGAGCTGGTGGTCCGGGCGGCCGTGGCGGGCAGGGCGGCGGTCCGCGCGGCGGCGGCGGGTACGGAGGGGGTCGCTAG
- the rpsQ gene encoding 30S ribosomal protein S17 — MADETPDTTEEQVTPAAETAEETTAAAPEAEAPEAAAPAAEPVTPLTPKERKVAARARRGVRRGATPEERAEARKAKAVARSRYRTNKRAKVNAARGEAGPAKTESTTEHGPGAPKERLGIVTSAKADKTITVRIDVARRHRRYQKIVRSSSTLHAHDEANDANAGDRVRVIESRPLSASKRWRLVEILERAK; from the coding sequence ATGGCTGACGAGACCCCCGACACGACCGAAGAGCAGGTCACCCCCGCCGCCGAGACGGCGGAGGAGACCACCGCTGCCGCGCCCGAGGCGGAGGCCCCCGAGGCCGCTGCCCCGGCTGCTGAGCCGGTCACCCCACTGACTCCCAAGGAGCGCAAGGTCGCCGCTCGCGCCCGTCGCGGCGTGCGCCGCGGTGCGACGCCCGAGGAGCGCGCCGAGGCCCGCAAGGCCAAGGCCGTCGCTCGCTCGCGCTACCGCACCAACAAGCGCGCGAAGGTGAACGCCGCGCGCGGCGAGGCCGGCCCGGCCAAGACCGAGTCGACGACCGAGCACGGCCCCGGCGCCCCCAAGGAGCGCCTCGGCATCGTCACCTCCGCCAAGGCGGACAAGACGATCACCGTGCGCATCGACGTCGCGCGCCGGCACCGCCGCTACCAGAAGATCGTGCGCAGCTCTTCGACGCTGCACGCCCACGACGAGGCCAACGACGCCAACGCGGGCGACCGCGTGCGCGTCATCGAGTCGCGTCCGCTGAGCGCCAGCAAGCGCTGGCGCCTCGTCGAGATCCTGGAGCGTGCCAAGTGA
- the rplW gene encoding 50S ribosomal protein L23: protein MDASQVIIRPVVSEKSYVLAAAEKYTFRVHPSAHKTQIRQAIEQLFDVNVVEVRTMSVKSKPKRRGQTAGRTRSWKKAIVQVAPGQSIPIFQGLEGLEES from the coding sequence ATGGACGCCAGCCAGGTCATCATCCGTCCGGTCGTCAGCGAGAAGTCCTACGTGCTGGCCGCCGCGGAGAAGTACACGTTCCGGGTTCACCCGAGCGCCCACAAGACCCAGATCCGCCAGGCGATCGAGCAGCTGTTCGACGTCAACGTCGTCGAGGTCCGCACGATGTCGGTGAAGTCCAAGCCCAAGCGCCGCGGCCAGACCGCCGGTCGCACGCGGTCTTGGAAGAAGGCGATCGTCCAGGTGGCGCCGGGTCAGTCCATCCCGATCTTCCAGGGCCTCGAGGGCCTCGAGGAGTCGTAA
- the rpsL gene encoding 30S ribosomal protein S12 encodes MPTTSQLVRKGRKPKPRKMSTPGLKSGKGNKKKQAAPQRRGVCTRVYTTTPKKPNSALRKVARVRITGSVEVTSYIPGEGHNLQEHSVVLVRGGRVKDLPGVRYKVVRGTLDASGVTDRKKSRSQYGVKKK; translated from the coding sequence ATGCCCACCACGAGCCAACTCGTCCGCAAGGGTCGCAAGCCCAAGCCGCGCAAGATGTCCACGCCGGGTCTCAAGTCCGGCAAGGGCAACAAGAAGAAGCAGGCCGCCCCGCAGCGCCGCGGCGTCTGCACTCGCGTCTACACGACCACGCCGAAGAAGCCGAACTCGGCGCTGCGGAAGGTCGCACGTGTGCGGATCACCGGCTCGGTCGAAGTCACGTCCTACATCCCGGGCGAGGGCCACAACCTGCAGGAGCACTCCGTCGTGCTCGTGCGTGGCGGCCGCGTCAAGGACCTGCCGGGCGTGCGCTACAAGGTCGTGCGCGGCACGCTGGACGCCTCCGGCGTGACCGACCGCAAGAAGAGCCGTAGCCAGTACGGCGTCAAGAAGAAGTAG
- the rplB gene encoding 50S ribosomal protein L2, whose amino-acid sequence MPIRKPKPTSPGLRFVSYPDFAEITKTTPERTLVEGLKKSGGRNANGRKTSRHRGGGAKRLYRKVDFKRRRDGIPAKVAAIEYDPNRTAYIALLHYVDGVKSYILAPQRLQVGATVMSGPEAEISVGNCLPLASMPTGTVIHNVELQPGRGGQLGRSAGVSIQLMAKDGDYATLRLPSGEMRLVRAECRATVGTIGNAEHQNVKIGKAGRKRHMGVRPQTRGTAMNPVDHPHGGGEGSTTPGRHPVTPWGVPTLGYRTRKKNKSSDRYIVRARKRGKGKR is encoded by the coding sequence ATGCCCATCCGCAAGCCCAAGCCCACCTCCCCGGGCCTCCGCTTCGTCTCGTATCCGGACTTCGCCGAGATCACGAAGACGACGCCGGAGCGCACGCTGGTCGAGGGCCTCAAGAAGTCCGGTGGCCGCAACGCCAACGGGCGCAAGACCTCCCGCCACCGTGGCGGCGGGGCCAAGCGCCTGTACCGCAAGGTCGACTTCAAGCGCCGCCGTGACGGGATCCCCGCCAAGGTCGCCGCGATCGAGTACGACCCCAACCGCACGGCGTACATCGCGCTGCTCCATTACGTGGACGGCGTCAAGTCCTACATCCTCGCTCCGCAGCGACTGCAGGTCGGCGCGACGGTGATGAGCGGCCCCGAGGCCGAGATCTCCGTCGGCAACTGCCTGCCGCTGGCCTCGATGCCGACGGGCACGGTCATCCACAACGTCGAGCTGCAGCCCGGTCGCGGCGGCCAGCTCGGCCGCTCCGCCGGCGTCAGCATCCAGCTGATGGCGAAGGACGGCGACTACGCCACCCTGCGCCTGCCGTCCGGCGAGATGCGGCTGGTCCGCGCCGAGTGCCGCGCGACCGTCGGGACCATCGGCAACGCCGAGCACCAGAACGTCAAGATCGGCAAGGCCGGCCGCAAGCGTCACATGGGCGTGCGCCCGCAGACGCGAGGCACGGCCATGAACCCGGTCGACCACCCGCACGGCGGCGGCGAGGGCTCTACCACGCCCGGCCGTCACCCGGTCACGCCTTGGGGCGTGCCGACGCTCGGGTACCGCACCCGTAAGAAGAACAAGTCGTCCGACCGCTACATCGTCCGCGCGCGCAAGCGTGGCAAGGGCAAGCGGTAG
- the tuf gene encoding elongation factor Tu, whose translation MAKEKFERDKPHVNVGTIGHIDHGKTTLTAAITTVLAEKMGGEARSFAEIDNAPEEKERGITIATSHVEYQTESRHYAHVDCPGHADYVKNMITGAAQMDGAILVVSAADGPMPQTREHILLARQVGVPYIVVFLNKADMVDDEELLELVEVEVRDLLSEYDFPGDDIPFITGSALKALEGDEEYKQKIFELADALDSYIPEPTRDLDKPFLMPVEDVFSITGRGTVATGRIEQGVVNTGDNVEIVGVKDTTTTVVTGVEMFRKILDQGQAGDNVGCLLRGTKREEIERGQVLCKPGSITPHTKYKAEVYVLKKEEGGRHTPFFTGYRPQFYFRTTDVTGVANLPEGVEMVMPGDNVAMEIELIQPIAMDAGLRFAIREGGRTVGSGVVTEIIQ comes from the coding sequence GTGGCGAAGGAGAAGTTCGAGCGCGACAAGCCGCACGTCAACGTCGGCACCATCGGTCACATCGACCACGGCAAGACGACGCTGACCGCGGCCATCACGACCGTGCTCGCCGAGAAGATGGGCGGCGAGGCTCGCAGCTTCGCGGAGATCGACAACGCTCCTGAGGAGAAGGAGCGCGGGATCACGATCGCCACGTCTCACGTCGAGTACCAGACGGAGTCGCGTCACTACGCGCACGTCGACTGTCCGGGCCACGCCGACTACGTGAAGAACATGATCACGGGCGCGGCGCAGATGGACGGCGCGATCCTCGTGGTCTCGGCGGCCGACGGCCCCATGCCCCAGACGCGTGAGCACATCCTGCTCGCCCGTCAGGTCGGCGTGCCCTACATCGTCGTGTTCCTCAACAAGGCCGACATGGTCGACGACGAGGAGCTCCTGGAGCTCGTCGAAGTCGAGGTCCGCGACCTGCTCTCCGAGTACGACTTCCCGGGCGACGACATCCCGTTCATCACGGGTTCGGCGTTGAAGGCCCTGGAGGGCGACGAGGAGTACAAGCAGAAGATCTTCGAGCTGGCCGACGCTCTCGACTCCTACATCCCGGAGCCGACGCGCGACCTCGACAAGCCCTTCCTGATGCCGGTCGAGGACGTCTTCTCGATCACGGGCCGCGGCACCGTCGCCACGGGCCGCATCGAGCAGGGTGTCGTCAACACCGGTGACAACGTCGAGATCGTCGGCGTGAAGGACACGACCACCACGGTCGTCACCGGCGTCGAGATGTTCCGCAAGATCCTCGATCAGGGCCAGGCCGGCGACAACGTGGGCTGCCTCCTCCGCGGTACCAAGCGCGAGGAGATCGAGCGCGGGCAGGTTCTCTGCAAGCCCGGCTCGATCACGCCGCACACGAAGTACAAGGCCGAGGTCTACGTCCTCAAGAAGGAGGAGGGCGGCCGTCACACGCCGTTCTTCACCGGCTACCGCCCCCAGTTCTACTTCCGCACGACGGACGTGACCGGGGTCGCTAACCTGCCTGAGGGTGTCGAGATGGTCATGCCGGGCGACAACGTCGCCATGGAGATCGAGCTCATCCAGCCGATCGCCATGGACGCCGGCCTCCGCTTCGCCATCCGTGAGGGTGGCCGGACGGTGGGCTCGGGCGTCGTCACCGAGATCATCCAGTAG
- the rpmC gene encoding 50S ribosomal protein L29, protein MNTKDMRDLDDAELADHIKTVRRDLFGLRFQHATGELENTAGLKTGKRDLARALTIAHERGIDTNK, encoded by the coding sequence ATGAACACCAAGGACATGCGCGACCTCGACGACGCCGAGCTCGCCGACCACATCAAGACGGTCCGACGTGACCTCTTCGGCCTTCGCTTCCAGCACGCCACCGGCGAGTTGGAGAACACGGCCGGCCTCAAGACCGGGAAGCGCGACCTCGCTCGCGCCCTGACCATCGCGCATGAGCGCGGGATCGACACGAACAAGTAG
- the rpsG gene encoding 30S ribosomal protein S7, whose amino-acid sequence MPRRSAATIRPIEPDPVHRSRLVTQVVNKVMLDGKKSTAERIVYDALAIIGEKTGKDPVEQLEASIKALTPALEVRSRRVGGATYQVPVEVVPRRARTLAVRWLVEFARQRREKTMAQRLANELMDAINSQGGAYKRKDDIYRMAQANKAFAHYRW is encoded by the coding sequence ATGCCCCGCCGCTCCGCAGCAACGATCCGGCCGATCGAGCCGGATCCCGTTCATCGCTCGCGCCTGGTCACCCAGGTCGTCAACAAGGTCATGCTCGACGGCAAGAAGAGCACGGCCGAGCGGATCGTCTACGACGCGCTCGCCATCATCGGCGAGAAGACCGGCAAGGACCCGGTCGAGCAGCTCGAGGCGTCCATCAAGGCCCTGACGCCGGCGCTCGAGGTCAGGTCCCGCCGCGTCGGCGGCGCGACCTACCAGGTCCCCGTCGAGGTCGTCCCGCGCCGCGCGCGCACGCTCGCCGTCCGCTGGCTCGTCGAGTTCGCCCGCCAGCGCCGCGAGAAGACGATGGCCCAGCGCCTCGCCAACGAGCTCATGGACGCCATCAACTCGCAGGGCGGCGCCTACAAGCGCAAGGACGACATCTACCGCATGGCGCAGGCCAACAAGGCCTTCGCGCACTACCGCTGGTAG
- the fusA gene encoding elongation factor G, whose translation MPRKFSLQKTRNIGIMAHIDAGKTTTTERILYYTGRTYKIGEVHEGAATMDWMEQEQERGITITSAATTCTWDEHRINIIDTPGHVDFTVEVERSLRVLDGAIAVFDSVAGVEPQSETVWRQADKYHVPRIAFINKMDRIGADFDRSVETMVDRLGANAVPVQLPIGAEADLIGIIDLVAMKAIIYKDDLGKDFDVIDIPDEHKDRADQARETLIDALTTFDDDLAESYLENGDVEIGQLKTSIRKAVLGLGITPVFCGSAFKNKGVQPLLDAVVDYLPSPLDVPPVDGIVEARNGDITEETRNASDEEPFAALAFKIAADPFVGKLTYFRVYSGRLSAGSRILNVSSGKTERVGRILMMHANDREELEEVYAGDIAAAVGIKQIVTGDTLAAPDAPIKLENIVFPEPVIKVAVEPKTKSDQEKMSVALGRLAEEDPTFQVQTNEETGQIEISGMGELHLEVLVDRMRREFNVEANVGKPQVSYRETIRGEAKKVEGKFVRQTGGSGQYGVVYIDMEPAPGEGFDFVSKIKGGSVPTEFIPAIEKGVEEAMETGVKAGYPMVDIRVTLVDGKYHDTDSSEIAFKVAGSLAFKEAARRAKPVLLEPIFAVEVVTPEEFLGDVIGDLSKRRGRVEGQDRRGNALAVTGRVPLSEMFGYATDLRSNTQGRATYTMQFDSYDEVPPNIAEKIVEGRSGDAAAA comes from the coding sequence ATGCCACGCAAGTTCTCCCTCCAGAAGACCCGGAACATCGGGATCATGGCGCACATCGACGCCGGCAAGACGACGACGACGGAGCGCATCCTCTACTACACCGGTCGCACCTACAAGATCGGTGAGGTCCACGAGGGCGCGGCCACCATGGACTGGATGGAGCAGGAGCAGGAGCGCGGCATCACGATCACGTCCGCCGCGACGACCTGCACCTGGGACGAGCACCGCATCAACATCATCGACACGCCCGGCCACGTGGACTTCACGGTCGAGGTCGAGCGCTCGCTGCGCGTCCTCGACGGCGCGATCGCGGTGTTCGACTCGGTCGCCGGCGTCGAGCCGCAGTCCGAGACCGTCTGGCGCCAGGCCGACAAGTACCACGTCCCGCGCATCGCGTTCATCAACAAGATGGACCGCATCGGCGCGGACTTCGACCGGTCCGTCGAGACGATGGTCGACCGCCTCGGCGCGAACGCCGTCCCGGTCCAGCTGCCCATCGGCGCCGAGGCCGACCTGATCGGGATCATCGACCTGGTCGCCATGAAGGCCATCATCTACAAGGATGACCTGGGCAAGGACTTCGACGTCATCGACATCCCCGATGAGCACAAGGACCGCGCCGACCAGGCGCGCGAGACGCTCATCGACGCGCTGACGACGTTCGACGACGACCTCGCCGAGTCCTACCTCGAGAACGGCGACGTCGAGATCGGCCAGCTCAAGACCTCGATCCGCAAGGCCGTCCTCGGCCTGGGCATCACGCCGGTCTTCTGCGGCTCCGCGTTCAAGAACAAGGGCGTGCAGCCCCTGCTCGACGCGGTCGTCGACTACCTGCCGTCCCCGCTGGACGTGCCGCCGGTCGACGGCATCGTCGAGGCGCGCAACGGCGACATCACCGAGGAGACGCGCAACGCCTCCGACGAGGAGCCGTTCGCCGCGCTGGCGTTCAAGATCGCCGCCGACCCGTTCGTCGGCAAGCTCACCTACTTCCGCGTGTACTCCGGCCGCCTGTCGGCGGGTTCGCGCATCCTCAACGTCTCCTCGGGCAAGACCGAGCGCGTCGGCCGCATCCTGATGATGCACGCCAACGACCGCGAGGAGCTTGAGGAGGTCTACGCGGGCGACATCGCCGCGGCGGTCGGCATCAAGCAGATCGTCACCGGCGACACCCTCGCCGCGCCGGACGCTCCGATCAAGTTGGAGAACATCGTCTTCCCCGAGCCGGTCATCAAGGTGGCCGTCGAGCCGAAGACGAAGTCCGACCAGGAGAAGATGTCGGTCGCCCTGGGCCGCCTGGCCGAGGAGGACCCGACGTTCCAGGTCCAGACCAACGAGGAGACGGGCCAGATCGAGATCTCCGGCATGGGCGAGCTGCACCTCGAGGTGCTGGTCGACCGGATGCGCCGCGAGTTCAACGTCGAGGCCAACGTCGGCAAGCCGCAGGTCTCCTACCGCGAGACCATCCGCGGCGAGGCCAAGAAGGTCGAGGGCAAGTTCGTCCGCCAGACCGGCGGCTCGGGCCAGTACGGCGTCGTCTACATCGACATGGAGCCGGCGCCCGGCGAGGGCTTCGACTTCGTCTCCAAGATCAAGGGCGGCTCGGTCCCGACCGAGTTCATCCCCGCGATCGAGAAGGGCGTCGAGGAGGCCATGGAGACCGGCGTCAAGGCCGGCTACCCGATGGTCGACATCCGCGTCACGCTCGTCGACGGCAAGTACCACGACACGGACTCCTCGGAGATCGCGTTCAAGGTCGCCGGCTCGCTCGCCTTCAAGGAGGCGGCCCGCCGCGCCAAGCCCGTCCTGCTCGAGCCGATCTTCGCGGTCGAGGTCGTCACGCCCGAGGAGTTCCTCGGCGACGTCATCGGCGACCTGAGCAAGCGGCGCGGACGCGTCGAGGGCCAGGACCGGCGGGGCAACGCCCTGGCGGTGACCGGCCGCGTGCCGCTGTCGGAGATGTTCGGCTACGCGACGGACCTGCGTTCCAACACCCAGGGCCGCGCCACGTACACCATGCAGTTCGACAGCTACGACGAGGTCCCGCCGAACATCGCGGAGAAGATCGTCGAAGGCCGTAGCGGAGACGCCGCGGCGGCCTAA
- the rpsS gene encoding 30S ribosomal protein S19, with amino-acid sequence MSRSSKKGPFIEERLLARIEKMNEANTKKMVRTWSRTSTIFPDMVGHTIAVHDGRKHVPVFVSEAMVGHKLGEFAPTRTYRGHIDTGKKR; translated from the coding sequence ATGAGCCGTTCATCCAAGAAGGGTCCGTTCATCGAGGAGCGCCTGCTGGCGCGCATCGAGAAGATGAACGAGGCCAACACGAAGAAGATGGTGCGCACCTGGTCGCGCACGTCGACGATCTTCCCCGACATGGTGGGCCACACCATCGCCGTGCACGACGGGCGCAAGCATGTGCCCGTGTTCGTGTCCGAGGCGATGGTCGGCCACAAGCTCGGCGAGTTCGCGCCGACGCGCACCTACCGCGGGCACATCGACACCGGGAAGAAGCGATGA